One window from the genome of Rhodopirellula halodulae encodes:
- a CDS encoding TolC family protein, whose product MDRQTTHTTRKQTRRRRLAAWLGVVVAASTLTSGCHWAQRIPDGPHDTKTSYHDHSAMRIEYPEVNQCMTPVTSAAVSAVQPNTLQDPAELPSLEITLEDAVQQALRSSPVLRTIGGAVVTAPTAATTIYTPGLAHADPLGGVEAALANFDAQYSQSLFWNKVDQPQNIATGGLGAQFTPNTLQATQATFANELSKRTATGAQFALRSNVGYDRNNRPFRQFQSDFVGFLEAEYRQPLMRGSGTMYNRIAGSAGASGAIGQYNGVLIARVNEDVALADFEAAVIQLVSDVEQAYWDLTTAYRLLEATAKGRESALQTFQYQQVRLEVGTGRRDEEAQARSQYYQFEAQVKSALAGEAGLYAREQALRYLIGLPATDGSLLKPTSDPLNAKVVFDWQSALGQALDRRVEVRRQKFTVKRREMELLAARLNRRPQVDFVGQYRWRGLGDNLIGPGDQGPSANLVDSITDGDYQEWTAGIEFLAPIGLRAASSAVAHAKLNLQRERAVLAETELRISHDLSGAARSIDLAFELVETNYSRYMADLRQVEVLRRRYRDGTDNINFLLQAQRQVVTSESEFYRSISDYNLAIRDFHREKGSLLAYNQVNLTEGAWCPGAERDAYELGRFLEPRRHPEKVSAPRPLTSGQFDPAAVQATSGPVSYQAVPVDVVEPGITAQEAMIEEALIEE is encoded by the coding sequence ATGGATCGGCAAACAACTCACACCACGCGTAAACAAACTCGTCGTCGTCGCTTGGCCGCTTGGCTGGGCGTCGTGGTTGCGGCGTCGACGTTGACCAGCGGTTGCCATTGGGCTCAACGGATTCCCGATGGTCCGCACGACACCAAAACGTCGTACCACGACCACTCGGCGATGCGGATTGAATATCCCGAAGTGAACCAGTGCATGACACCGGTCACGTCCGCCGCGGTTTCCGCGGTGCAGCCCAACACGCTGCAGGATCCCGCGGAATTGCCCAGCCTGGAAATCACGTTGGAAGACGCCGTTCAGCAGGCTCTTCGTTCCAGCCCCGTGCTGCGAACGATTGGTGGCGCCGTGGTGACGGCACCGACCGCGGCGACCACGATTTACACGCCTGGATTGGCACATGCGGACCCGCTCGGTGGCGTGGAAGCCGCGCTGGCAAACTTCGATGCTCAGTACAGCCAATCGCTGTTCTGGAACAAAGTCGACCAGCCTCAGAACATCGCCACGGGTGGTTTGGGTGCCCAGTTCACTCCGAACACATTGCAAGCGACTCAGGCAACGTTTGCCAACGAGCTGTCCAAGCGGACTGCCACCGGTGCACAGTTCGCTTTGCGTAGCAACGTTGGCTATGACCGAAACAACCGACCGTTTCGCCAGTTCCAAAGTGACTTCGTTGGTTTCTTGGAAGCCGAATACCGTCAACCGTTGATGCGTGGCTCCGGCACGATGTACAACCGAATCGCAGGTTCGGCGGGAGCCAGCGGTGCGATTGGACAATACAACGGTGTCTTGATCGCTCGTGTCAACGAAGACGTGGCCTTGGCTGATTTCGAAGCCGCCGTGATTCAGTTGGTGTCCGATGTCGAACAAGCCTACTGGGATTTGACCACCGCTTATCGATTGCTGGAAGCGACCGCGAAAGGACGTGAATCGGCTCTGCAAACGTTCCAGTACCAACAAGTTCGTTTGGAAGTTGGGACCGGCCGTCGTGACGAAGAAGCTCAAGCTCGTTCGCAGTACTACCAATTCGAAGCGCAAGTCAAATCGGCTTTGGCCGGCGAAGCGGGCTTGTACGCTCGTGAGCAGGCTCTTCGTTATCTGATTGGATTGCCCGCCACCGATGGATCGTTGTTGAAACCCACCAGCGACCCATTGAACGCGAAGGTTGTGTTCGATTGGCAAAGTGCGTTGGGGCAGGCTCTCGACCGCCGTGTGGAAGTTCGCCGGCAGAAATTCACCGTCAAACGACGCGAGATGGAACTGTTGGCGGCTCGGTTGAACCGTCGTCCACAAGTCGACTTCGTGGGCCAATATCGTTGGCGTGGTTTGGGTGACAACTTGATCGGGCCTGGCGACCAGGGCCCAAGTGCCAACCTGGTCGATTCGATCACCGACGGCGACTACCAAGAATGGACGGCAGGGATCGAGTTTTTGGCACCCATCGGGTTGCGAGCCGCGAGTTCAGCCGTGGCTCATGCCAAGCTGAACCTGCAACGTGAACGAGCCGTGTTGGCCGAGACGGAATTGCGTATCAGTCACGATTTGTCCGGTGCCGCTCGCTCGATCGATCTGGCATTTGAATTGGTGGAAACCAACTACAGCCGCTACATGGCTGATTTGCGTCAGGTCGAAGTGTTGCGACGTCGTTATCGCGACGGGACCGACAACATCAACTTCCTGTTGCAAGCTCAACGTCAGGTGGTCACCAGCGAATCGGAGTTCTACCGCTCGATCAGCGACTACAACCTCGCGATTCGCGATTTCCATCGTGAGAAAGGTTCCTTGCTGGCTTACAACCAAGTCAACTTGACCGAGGGGGCATGGTGTCCAGGGGCTGAACGCGACGCGTACGAGCTTGGTCGATTCTTGGAGCCGCGACGGCATCCAGAGAAGGTCAGTGCACCACGACCATTGACCTCAGGGCAGTTTGATCCGGCCGCCGTTCAAGCGACCTCGGGACCCGTTTCGTACCAAGCGGTTCCTGTCGACGTGGTGGAACCCGGTATCACGGCTCAAGAAGCCATGATCGAAGAAGCTCTGATCGAGGAGTAG
- a CDS encoding DUF4332 domain-containing protein translates to MSTSSQTLIQILRAAHCRSTHHHFALDATELVQTDSGKRLVSQLLRHHGRYLTGAKDPDTRFRDFQNHVIHVDDGYWGGAPRVAHQWYDRLQRYLHQSRYSDAAHAAGVLSHYFTDPIQPLHTAQTPLEKVLHRPIEWCITQNYANLLAEWKSNPTRIVFQLSDQSGWLGEAILQSARLAHGHYQTLLDHFDLAACEKNSRQGLTTVSRRIVSQLIGLSVTGWARILERAAEEAERRNQQTIPVAGLTLPMVLSGIRVPDRLWVRRITHKVEREKVENLIAEFRRTGDVTQNLASEVRVLQRVREIHEREKNYRQRKAELAAAHKALVQAEEDRQQRETVEANVLPFIQTHDNIRLHLPDPLVDAPSIGKKTAARFAGIGIHTVGEFLQADVPTMARRLDTRWITEDTLQAWRCQALLMCQLPSMLAREVQLLVGAGYATTDALAKSNSDSLYQAVTQFAETYSGRRYLRGAETPTRDRLDIIIGDAAHAMIKVKRGQASEEQASDTAPTISTIQSSDAAAARRRAA, encoded by the coding sequence ATGTCGACTTCGAGCCAAACGCTGATTCAGATTTTGCGTGCCGCGCATTGCCGTAGCACGCACCACCACTTTGCCTTGGACGCGACCGAGTTGGTGCAGACTGACTCGGGCAAGCGTTTGGTTTCGCAGTTGCTTCGCCATCACGGTCGGTACCTAACAGGTGCCAAAGACCCCGACACGCGATTTCGTGATTTTCAAAACCATGTGATCCACGTCGACGACGGTTATTGGGGCGGCGCACCACGCGTTGCCCATCAATGGTATGACCGGCTGCAACGGTATCTGCACCAATCCCGGTATTCGGACGCCGCGCACGCTGCCGGCGTGCTCAGCCACTATTTCACCGACCCCATTCAACCGCTTCACACCGCCCAAACTCCGCTCGAAAAGGTTCTGCATCGGCCGATCGAATGGTGCATCACTCAGAACTACGCCAATCTGTTGGCCGAGTGGAAATCCAATCCCACAAGGATCGTGTTCCAGCTGTCCGATCAGTCCGGCTGGCTCGGTGAAGCCATCCTGCAGTCTGCCCGCCTGGCCCACGGTCACTACCAAACGCTGCTGGATCATTTCGATTTGGCCGCTTGTGAAAAAAATTCGCGGCAAGGCCTGACGACGGTTTCCCGCCGCATCGTTTCACAACTCATCGGTCTGTCGGTGACCGGTTGGGCTCGCATTTTGGAACGAGCCGCCGAAGAAGCCGAGAGACGAAACCAACAAACCATTCCGGTCGCTGGATTGACCCTGCCCATGGTGCTTTCCGGAATCCGAGTTCCCGACCGCCTCTGGGTTCGACGCATCACTCACAAAGTCGAGCGAGAAAAGGTCGAGAACCTCATCGCCGAATTTCGACGCACGGGCGACGTGACTCAGAATTTGGCCAGCGAAGTCCGCGTGCTGCAGCGAGTTCGTGAGATTCACGAACGCGAAAAAAACTATCGCCAACGCAAAGCGGAATTGGCCGCCGCTCACAAAGCCTTGGTGCAAGCGGAAGAAGACCGGCAACAACGCGAAACGGTGGAAGCCAATGTGTTGCCGTTCATTCAAACACACGACAACATCCGATTGCATCTGCCAGATCCGCTGGTCGATGCACCGTCCATCGGCAAGAAAACAGCCGCACGGTTCGCTGGCATTGGCATCCACACCGTCGGCGAATTCTTGCAAGCCGACGTGCCGACCATGGCACGCCGCTTGGACACGCGTTGGATCACGGAAGACACGCTGCAGGCCTGGCGATGCCAAGCGTTGCTGATGTGCCAACTGCCAAGCATGCTGGCTCGGGAAGTCCAGTTGCTGGTGGGTGCGGGTTACGCCACCACTGATGCGCTAGCCAAGTCCAACTCGGATTCGCTTTATCAAGCGGTCACACAATTCGCGGAGACCTACTCCGGTCGCCGATACCTTCGTGGTGCGGAAACGCCCACCCGAGATCGCTTGGACATCATCATTGGCGATGCCGCGCACGCAATGATTAAAGTCAAACGAGGGCAGGCCTCCGAAGAGCAAGCCTCGGACACCGCCCCCACGATCTCGACCATCCAATCCTCCGACGCCGCAGCAGCCCGTCGCCGGGCCGCCTGA
- a CDS encoding homoserine dehydrogenase, protein MNASSKQKSSDRTNVAIIGMGTVGAGVARLLIDHGDRTARHAGKTIWLSKAVVRDLKKPRGIDLPDGVLTDSIDDVLNDPEIDVIIQLMGGLSPAREVMLRAMEAGKDIVTANKALLAEHGGELFTRARQLGRSIAFEAAVAGGIPIIANISQCLSANQIESLEGILNGTSNFIVSQMDEKGAGYDETVKRAQDLGYAEADPSMDVDGTDAAQKLAILSHLAFGATVDWRDIPRKGIDGLDPADLVYARELGYRIKLLATARLVDGELELSVAPTLIPIGTPMAEVRDAYNAIRVVGDAVGPVFYHGLGAGQMPTASAVVADVIDTAVGRTPITFETLEYFSSERPPRTAQRDVDTLRGRYYMRLRVANDPGTLASIAGVLSSHSISIASVIQHEPKSKDESSSDNTVPLVIMTHEASEGAASRATTDIEVLPAISGTVVRMPVRE, encoded by the coding sequence ATGAATGCATCATCCAAGCAAAAATCATCGGACCGGACCAACGTTGCCATCATCGGAATGGGGACCGTCGGGGCCGGCGTCGCCCGGTTGTTGATCGATCACGGTGATCGGACCGCTCGCCACGCGGGAAAAACAATTTGGCTTTCCAAAGCCGTCGTTCGCGATTTGAAAAAACCTCGCGGAATCGATCTGCCGGACGGTGTTCTGACCGATTCGATCGACGACGTGCTCAACGATCCCGAGATCGATGTGATCATCCAGTTGATGGGCGGGCTCTCGCCGGCTCGGGAGGTCATGCTACGGGCGATGGAAGCCGGCAAGGACATCGTGACCGCCAACAAAGCCCTGCTGGCCGAACACGGCGGCGAATTGTTCACGCGGGCTCGTCAATTGGGACGCAGCATCGCGTTTGAGGCTGCCGTCGCGGGCGGGATCCCCATCATCGCCAATATCAGCCAATGTTTGTCGGCCAACCAAATTGAATCGTTGGAAGGCATCCTGAACGGGACCAGCAACTTCATCGTCTCGCAGATGGACGAAAAAGGCGCCGGCTATGACGAGACCGTCAAACGGGCACAGGATCTGGGCTACGCCGAAGCCGACCCGTCGATGGATGTTGACGGAACCGATGCCGCACAAAAATTGGCCATCCTCTCGCACCTGGCATTCGGCGCGACGGTGGATTGGCGAGATATCCCGCGAAAGGGAATCGATGGGTTGGATCCAGCCGATTTGGTCTACGCTCGCGAACTGGGTTACCGGATCAAGTTGCTGGCAACGGCGCGTTTGGTCGATGGTGAATTGGAATTGTCGGTCGCACCCACATTGATCCCGATCGGAACACCCATGGCAGAAGTCCGTGACGCCTACAACGCGATTCGCGTGGTCGGCGATGCGGTCGGACCAGTTTTTTACCACGGGCTGGGTGCCGGTCAGATGCCAACCGCGTCGGCTGTGGTTGCCGATGTCATCGACACCGCGGTGGGGCGGACGCCCATCACGTTTGAAACGCTGGAGTACTTCTCGTCCGAGCGTCCACCACGTACCGCGCAGCGAGACGTCGACACCCTACGTGGCCGTTATTACATGCGGCTTCGCGTCGCCAACGATCCAGGAACCCTGGCATCGATCGCTGGCGTGCTCTCAAGTCATTCCATCTCGATCGCGTCCGTAATTCAGCACGAACCCAAATCGAAAGACGAATCGTCGTCGGACAACACGGTTCCGTTGGTGATCATGACACACGAGGCCAGCGAAGGTGCCGCCTCACGAGCCACCACCGACATCGAAGTTCTGCCCGCCATCAGCGGCACTGTGGTCCGAATGCCCGTCCGCGAGTGA
- a CDS encoding sialidase family protein, whose product MKASLAVLVAFLLSLPLQAEDLPDVAVAGEGALIASQQIFPLAEKPTKECHASTVVETPTGLVAAWFAGTRERDPDVGIRVSRNENGRWTKSVEVVNGVQSSTLRYPTWNPVLFQPTNGPLMLFYKVGPNPREWWGMLTTSEDGGKTWSWPTKLGEAHTIGHLLGPVKNKPIQLADGTILCPSSTEIDYPDGSSHWRVHFEVTKDLGKTWEVIGPIQTGETFHAIQPSILTYPDNRMQILCRSQEKRIVQSWSQDGGKTWSTLTATDLPNPNSGTDAVTLRDGRQVLIYNHSEGSVKRDDAPDLKPRRILNLAISSDGKTWKPVLTLENETGPHPKDPERRRHFGEYSYPAIIQTSDGMLNMVYTYNREGVKHAVVDPSEL is encoded by the coding sequence ATGAAAGCTTCCCTCGCGGTTCTCGTTGCGTTTCTTTTGAGTCTGCCTCTGCAAGCAGAAGACCTCCCTGATGTCGCCGTCGCGGGGGAAGGGGCTTTGATCGCCTCCCAACAAATCTTCCCGCTGGCCGAGAAACCGACCAAGGAATGCCACGCATCAACCGTTGTCGAAACACCAACGGGTCTCGTCGCGGCTTGGTTTGCCGGCACTCGGGAGCGTGATCCCGATGTTGGCATTCGCGTCTCGCGCAATGAGAACGGCCGATGGACGAAATCCGTCGAGGTGGTCAACGGCGTTCAGTCGTCAACGCTGCGGTATCCCACGTGGAACCCGGTGCTCTTTCAACCGACCAACGGTCCGCTAATGCTGTTCTACAAAGTCGGTCCGAACCCACGGGAATGGTGGGGCATGCTCACGACATCTGAAGACGGCGGCAAAACGTGGTCGTGGCCGACGAAACTTGGCGAAGCCCACACGATTGGTCACTTGCTGGGCCCCGTGAAAAACAAACCGATTCAGCTAGCGGATGGAACGATCCTGTGTCCCTCCAGCACCGAAATCGATTACCCGGATGGCTCTTCTCACTGGCGAGTTCACTTCGAAGTCACCAAAGACCTCGGTAAGACTTGGGAGGTCATCGGACCGATCCAAACCGGCGAAACCTTTCACGCGATTCAGCCCAGCATCCTGACTTACCCAGACAATCGCATGCAGATTCTCTGTCGCAGCCAAGAGAAACGCATTGTTCAAAGCTGGTCCCAAGATGGCGGCAAAACCTGGAGCACGCTCACCGCCACCGACCTACCCAACCCCAATTCCGGGACCGACGCGGTCACATTGCGAGATGGTCGGCAAGTCTTGATCTACAACCACTCGGAAGGCTCGGTGAAACGGGATGACGCTCCTGATCTGAAGCCACGTCGAATTCTCAATTTGGCGATCTCGTCCGATGGCAAAACGTGGAAGCCCGTTCTAACGCTTGAAAACGAAACCGGCCCGCACCCGAAGGATCCCGAGCGACGACGTCATTTCGGCGAATACAGCTACCCGGCCATCATCCAAACCTCCGACGGGATGCTCAACATGGTCTACACGTACAACCGAGAAGGCGTCAAACACGCCGTCGTCGATCCAAGCGAGCTGTAG
- a CDS encoding deoxyribodipyrimidine photolyase, whose protein sequence is MIAQRRLHWNFALQHAVDRALEYEKPLLIFEPLRVRYQWASDRIHRFIIEGMRDNAAEAESLPVVYYPYVEPQPGKGSPLLHRLAEHACTVVTDEYPCFFLPHMIDAVKDKLPARLELIDSNGVLPLRAAEKTYTVAHSYRRFMQKNILPALEHLPLENPLEQQSDRPALPCPDGKSMAKRREALIDKKILSKWPAADLDQLLDKDGLSKIPIDHSVPPAEKTPGGRVEACRRWNEFLDFKLSKYNDDRNHPDEHATTGLSPHLHFGHISVHEMVASLLENEGWTADQTSKPNGKNHDFWNVGENTEALLDQLLTWREIGFNWSFQNPDTYDSLESLPDWAQKTLSETRDDERPHVYTLEEFETANTHDELWNAAQTELVQTGEMHNYMRMLWGKKIFHWTKTPEEALEIMIHLNNKYGLDGRDPNSYCGILWVLGRTDRAWGPKRPVFGSVRYMTSDSTRKKLKLSRYLKRFSQTTKSK, encoded by the coding sequence ATGATTGCTCAGCGACGGTTGCACTGGAACTTTGCACTGCAACACGCGGTCGACCGAGCTTTGGAATACGAGAAGCCCTTGCTGATCTTTGAACCACTTCGAGTTCGTTATCAGTGGGCCAGCGATCGCATTCACCGATTCATCATCGAAGGGATGCGAGACAACGCGGCGGAGGCGGAATCGCTGCCGGTGGTTTACTACCCCTACGTGGAACCTCAACCGGGCAAGGGCTCGCCGCTCCTGCACCGACTCGCGGAGCATGCTTGCACGGTGGTGACCGACGAATACCCCTGTTTCTTTCTGCCTCACATGATTGATGCGGTGAAGGACAAACTACCAGCACGTTTGGAGCTAATCGATTCCAACGGAGTACTTCCACTTCGGGCGGCTGAAAAAACCTACACCGTCGCCCACAGCTACCGACGGTTCATGCAGAAGAACATTCTTCCTGCACTCGAACACCTGCCACTTGAAAACCCTTTGGAACAACAGTCCGACCGCCCTGCCCTGCCCTGCCCTGACGGCAAATCCATGGCGAAGCGACGCGAGGCTTTGATCGACAAGAAGATCCTTTCCAAGTGGCCCGCCGCGGATCTGGATCAACTTCTCGACAAGGACGGATTGTCGAAGATCCCCATCGACCATTCCGTACCACCGGCTGAAAAGACTCCCGGTGGACGTGTCGAAGCGTGTCGGCGATGGAACGAATTTCTGGATTTCAAACTTTCGAAATACAACGACGACCGCAATCATCCCGACGAACATGCCACAACAGGACTCAGCCCTCACCTTCACTTCGGACACATTTCGGTGCACGAGATGGTTGCTTCGTTGTTGGAAAACGAAGGCTGGACGGCGGACCAAACCTCCAAACCCAATGGAAAGAATCATGACTTCTGGAACGTTGGTGAAAACACGGAAGCGTTGCTCGATCAACTGCTGACGTGGCGTGAGATCGGCTTCAACTGGTCCTTTCAAAACCCCGATACCTACGACTCGTTGGAGTCACTTCCAGATTGGGCTCAGAAAACGCTTTCGGAAACTCGCGATGACGAGCGGCCACATGTGTACACGTTGGAGGAGTTCGAAACCGCCAACACCCATGACGAGTTGTGGAACGCAGCTCAAACAGAGTTGGTGCAAACCGGCGAGATGCACAACTACATGCGAATGCTTTGGGGCAAGAAGATCTTCCACTGGACGAAAACCCCAGAAGAAGCACTCGAGATCATGATTCACCTGAACAACAAGTACGGACTGGATGGCCGCGACCCCAATTCGTACTGCGGAATCCTCTGGGTGCTCGGTCGCACCGACCGAGCCTGGGGCCCGAAACGTCCCGTCTTCGGCAGCGTCCGCTACATGACCAGCGATAGCACTCGCAAAAAACTCAAACTCAGCCGATATCTGAAAAGGTTCTCACAGACAACGAAATCCAAGTGA